In Crassostrea angulata isolate pt1a10 chromosome 6, ASM2561291v2, whole genome shotgun sequence, a genomic segment contains:
- the LOC128190805 gene encoding uncharacterized protein LOC128190805: MSENSKSNRGRKRCLTDSARKRNRATVASKWNKSRVYIGNQFERWNELKAILNVDTHAEVANVLLNNYHANNIVDAVSDYQPNSQKSETEELERTVNVVSKDTAVTSTPGPSHIHSRFHTTCDVSDISSAGEYHRESDMSGIEEFCSSAKKAYEIEKSTSFINPFDLTIDEDEMCLLDDDSSDSDEEFQPNFNLTLRPSNADQLPIEYSDDESDTCDDDPADAAETDYKRVNSIEDVETLITDRPLLVYQQPLLDLANTQISTICKICNEAVSICVDNIGSATYLKWVCKLGHVANRWCSQSILNRRMHAGDLVFASAILLSGNNFQKISTLAKFLKLPILSSSSFHRIQKTYLVPSIDRFWIQKQESTLREFQNTDIIVLGDGRMDSPGHCAQYCSYTFMEYTSKKILCITTMDKRSTDRKSTNLEKACFLRGMQFFKDKGIKVVEVVTDAHVQIASVMRKDFPDIKHSFDVWHGTKNLGKKLTKISQEKGNKELSGWVKDVVNHYWHSAEVSTTCEEFLDVWYGMLHHIVNEHEWFVPFANSTVSTCQHGPLEDGSQTKEYLKKGSAAHNALRQIVMDKRLVKNIPYYLNCRSTSELENFQNLILVYSSKRHSYSPPVYRARNRLAALDHNSHAEREVMKNKDGSLRWQRSYNKKTSRWSVHPVKVEKNYSYVQDLIRHIITSRIEDDIGMNRPMELEADDPRRISAHLAPVPPPSTRDIVASQISRFENLNKTIEYWTAEGQ, from the exons atgtCGGAAAACAGCAAATCTAACCGAGGAAGAAAGAGATGTTTAACCGATTCTGCGAGAAAAAGAAATAGAGCCACAGTAGCATCTAAATGGAACAAAAGCAGAGTATATATTGGTAATCAGTTTGAACGCTGGAATGAATTGAAGGCCATATTGAATGTGGATACGCATGCCGAAGTAGCCAATGTTTTGCTGAACAA TTATCATGCAAATAATATAGTTGATGCAGTCAGTGATTATCAACCAAACTCCCAAAAATCTGAAACAGAAGAATTAGAAAGAACAGTTAATGTAGTTTCAAAGGATACAGCTGTAACTTCAACACCTGGACCATCACATATACATTCTCGTTTCCACACCACATGTGATGTGTCAGACATATCATCGGCTGGAGAATATCATAG AGAGTCAGACATGTCGGGTATTGAAGAGTTTTGTAGTAGTGCGAAAAAAGCGTATGAAATTGAGAAGTCAACTTCCTTTATTAATCCTTTCGA TCTTACAATTGACGAGGATGAAATGTGCTTGCTGGACGATGATTCGTCTGATTCTGATGAGGAATTTCAGCCAAATTTCAACTTAACACTCAG ACCAAGTAATGCAGACCAGCTTCCTATAGAGTACTCGGATGATGAGTCTGACACATGTGATGATGACCCTGCTGATGCTGCAGAAACAGACTACAAGAGAGTAAACAGTATTGAGGACGTAGAAACTTTAATTACTGACCGCCCTCTTCTTGTATACCAACAGCCCTTGTTGGATTTGGCCAACACACAGATTAGTACTATCTGCAAAATTTGTAATGAAGCTGTCAGCATTTGTGTGGATAATATTGGTTCAGCAACATATCTTAAATGG gtCTGCAAATTAGGTCATGTTGCGAATAGGTGGTGTTCGCAGTCAATTCTCAACAGAAGAATGCATGCTGGAGACCTTGTTTTTGCATCAGCCATCCTATTGTCGGGCAACAATTTCCAGAAAATTTCAACACTGGCAAAGTTCTTAAAACTTCCAATTCTTAGCTCCTCATCATTTCACAGAATTCAAAAAACCTACCTTGTTCCATCAATTGACAGATTTTGGATTCAGAAACAAGAAAGTACTCTTAGAGAATTTCAAAATACAGATATAATAGTTTTAG GTGATGGGCGTATGGATAGCCCAGGACACTGTGCACAATACTGTTCATACACCTTCATGGAGTATACATCCAAGAAAATTCTATGCATCACAACAATGGACAAACGAAGTACTGACCGGAAAAGCACCAACCTGGAGAAAGCTTGCTTCCTGCGAGGGATGCAGTTTTTTAAAGACAAAGGCATCAAAGTTGTAGAGGTGGTGACTGATGCACATGTCCAAATCGCTTCAGTAATGA GAAAGGATTTCCCGGATATAAAGCATTCTTTTGATGTCTGGCACGGGACAAAGAATTTGGGAAAGAAACTCACAAAG ATCAGTCAAGAAAAAGGAAACAAAGAATTGAGTGGATGGGTCAAGGATGTAGTAAATCATTATTGGCACAGTGCAGAAGTTTCTACCACTTGTGAAGAGTTTCTT gATGTTTGGTATGGTATGCTCCATCATATTGTAAATGAACATGAGTGGTTTGTACCATTTGCAAACTCTACGGTAAGCACTTGCCAACACGGCCCTTTAGAAGATGGTAGTCAGACAAAGGAGTACCTTAAGAAAGGATCAGCAGCCCATAATGCACTTAGACAAATCGTAATGGATAAACGGCTTGTGAAAAACATTCCATACTACCTTAACTGCCG GAGCACGTCAGAActggaaaattttcaaaatctaattCTGGTGTATTCCTCCAAGAGACACTCTTACAGCCCTCCAGTATATAGGGCAAGAAACAGGTTGGCTGCCCTTGACCATAATTCTCATGCAGAGCGAGAGGTGATGAAGAACAAAGATGGTTCTCTGAG GTGGCAAAGAAGTTACAACAAAAAAACATCTAGATGGTCTGTCCACCCTGTAAAAGTGGAGAAAAATTACAGTTATGTTCAAGACCTAATTCGGCATATCATCACCAGCAGGATAGAGGATGACATTGGAATGAACAGACCCATGGAATTGGAGGCAGACGATCCACGGCGGATATCTGCCCATTTGGCACCAGTTCCACCACCATCAACGAGAGACATTGTGGCTTCTCAAATTTCTAGATTcgaaaatctaaataaaacaattgagtACTGGACAGCGGAGGGGCAGTAA
- the LOC128190850 gene encoding uncharacterized protein LOC128190850 — translation MYWWLFQDSRSSMYPHDTGSSDSSEPADPDQTIRRGRGRGRGRGRGRDTLRGVRGRGRGPRRASRGRGQPRRGAADGPNRAQVAAATLEERNRQLQDRISRLSDCDLRGLVVDIASQHPEFVFDVLDRDDGQHGGHHPPPDGPTPAWCTCTYCREMPTEAERRCCGRTRPNCYSRLPDFYLIVLDEAVLAVARRLREELLVMPPDEDLNRANRFAAYRQFIVWQHGRLGAGIRRVIPSCCVWRIRDKYPNPFGQYKGFVGGRFN, via the exons ATGTATTGGTGGTTATTTCAGGACTCTAGAAGCTCAATGTATCCACATGATACCGGTAGTTCTGACAGCAGCGAGCCAGCTGATCCTGACCAGACAATTAGAAGAGGTAGAGGTAGAGGTAGAGGTAGGGGCCGGGGTCGTGACACCCTCAGGGGTGTAAGAGGGAGGGGCAGAGGACCAAGGAGAGCTTCAAGAGGAAGAGGTCAACCACGCAGGGGAGCTGCTGATGGACCCAACAGGGCTCAGGTAGCAGCAGCTACTTTAGAGGAGAGAAATCGTCAGTTGcag gATAGAATTTCTCGTCTATCGGATTGTGACCTGAGGGGACTTGTTGTCGATATCGCATCACAACACCCTGAATTCGTGTTCGACGTTTTGGACAGGGACGACGGACAGCATGGCGGACATCATCCTCCACCAGATGGTCCTACCCCGGCCTGGTGTACCTGCACATATTGCCGGGAAATGCCAACGGAAGCAGAGAGACGATGTTGTGGCAGAACTAGACCAAACTGCTACTCAAGACTGCCT GACTTCTACTTGATTGTCCTGGACGAGGCAGTTCTTGCAGTGGCAAGAAGGCTGAGGGAGGAGTTGCTCGTCATGCCCCCTGATGAAGACCTTAATAGAGCAAACAGATTTGCGGCCTACAGGCAGTTCATAGTCTGGCAACATGGCAGACTTGGGGCAGGGATTAGACGTGTGATACCCAGCTGTTGTGTTTGGCGCATCCGGGACAAGTATCCCAATCCATTTGGACAATATAAAGGTTTCGTTGGGGGGAGGttcaattga